A stretch of Buteo buteo chromosome 9, bButBut1.hap1.1, whole genome shotgun sequence DNA encodes these proteins:
- the APOA1 gene encoding apolipoprotein A-I — translation MRAVVVTLALLCLTGTQARSFWQHDEAQTPLDRLRDMVEVYLETVKGSGKDAIAQFESSAVGKQLDLKLAENLDMLGAAAAKLREDMTPYYKEVREMWLKDTEALRQELTKDLEEVKEKIRPFLDQFSAKWTEELEQYRQRLAPVAQELKELTKQKVELMQEKLTPVAEDVRDRLREHVEELRKNLAPYSNELRQKLSQKLEEIREKGIPQATEYQAKVVEHLSNLREKMTPLLQEFKERLTPYAESLKTRFITLLDDLQKSVA, via the exons ATGAGAGCCGTGGTGGTGACCCTCGCCCTGCTCTGCCTGACGG GCACCCAGGCCCGCTCCTTCTGGCAGCACGATGAAGCCCAGACGCCCCTGGATCGCCTCAGGGACATGGTGGAGGTGTACCTGGAGACGGTGAAGGGCAGCGGCAAGGATGCCATCGCCCAGTTCGAGTCCTCTGCTGTGGGCAAACAGCTGGA CCTGAAGCTTGCTGAAAACCTGGACATGCTGGGCGCAGCCGCCGCCAAGCTGCGGGAGGACATGACCCCCTACTACAAGGAGGTGCGGGAGATGTGGCTGAAGGACACGGAGGCTCTGCGCCAGGAGCTGACCAAGGACCTGGAGGAGGTGAAGGAGAAGATCCGGCCCTTCCTCGACCAGTTCTCCGCCAAGTGGACGGAGGAGCTGGAGCAGTACCGCCAGCGCCTGGCGCCCGTGGCCCAGGAGCTGAAGGAGCTTACCAAGCAGAAGGTGGAGCTGATGCAGGAGAAGCTGACCCCGGTGGCCGAGGATGTGCGGGACCGCCTGCGCGAGCACGTGGAGGAGCTGCGCAAGAACCTGGCGCCCTACAGCAATGAGCTGCGGCAGAAGCTGAGCCAGAAGCTGGAGGAGATCCGGGAGAAGGGCATCCCCCAGGCCACCGAGTACCAGGCCAAGGTGGTGGAGCACCTCAGCAACCTGCGCGAGAAGATGACGCCCCTGCTGCAGGAATTCAAGGAACGCCTCACCCCCTATGCCGAGAGCCTCAAGACCCGCTTCATCACCCTCCTGGATGACCTCCAGAAGAGCGTGGCCTGA
- the APOC3 gene encoding apolipoprotein C-III — translation MKASLLLALVCTAVLVAGARANTPGEPETLVRKVQEYAQKATAMAKTAFSMVQESDAAQQARQWLADNADLAKQRLVWLKEQLLEFWKPMPAA, via the exons ATGAAGGCGTCGCTCCTGCTCGCGCTCGTCTGCACGGCCGTCCTGGTGGCGGGAGCAA GGGCCAACACGCCTGGGGAGCCAGAGACGCTGGTGAGGAAGGTGCAGGAGTACGCCCAGAAAGCCACGGCCATGGCCAAGACCGCCTTCAGCATGGTGCAGGAGTCGGATGCGGCTCAGCAAGCCAG GCAATGGCTGGCGGACAACGCCGACCTGGCGAAGCAGCGGCTGGTCTGGCtgaaggagcagctgctggagttCTGGAAGCCAATGCCGGCCGCGTAG
- the APOA4 gene encoding apolipoprotein A-IV has product MSPKVAALVLVLLVVSGAQADVKPDEVASVLWKYFTELGSNAKETVDQLQQAEITKQLNTLLESNLQSVNSYAEDLRRRLVPFATELQVRLAQDSQRLKEQIRRELAELQAKLAPYADEVHQQIGTNIRQLQAKMSPYAEELRSQVDRGAGELRRALEPYATELRDRLQDNAENIQASLSPYADRLQQQIDGGVESLKERLAPLADELKAQVGQSVEELRQGLSPYTQEVQDSLNRQLESLTAQMERAAEELRARLAASSEELRAQLSPLAQELRQAAGGDAESLRQRLAPLAQQLDERVGQTLEAFRQQAAPFGETFGRQLVERLEAMRGKLDSGAAGVEDHLELLEKELREKVATFLSTAQPAEN; this is encoded by the exons ATGTCTCCGAAGGTGGCCGCCCTCGTCCTGGTGCTCCTCGTGGTCTCAG GGGCACAGGCTGACGTCAAGCCGGATGAGGTGGCCAGCGTGCTCTGGAAGTACTTCACTGAGCTGGGCAGCAATGCCAAGGAGACGGTGGACCAGCTGCAGCAAGCCGAGATCACCAAGCAGCTGAA caccctgctggaGAGCAACTTGCAGAGCGTCAACTCGTACGCCGAGGACCTGCGGCGGCGGCTGGTGCCCTTCGCCACGGAGCTGCAGGTACGGCTGGCGCAGGACTCGCAGCGGCTGAAGGAGCAGATCCGGCGGGAGCTGGCGGAGCTGCAGGCCAAGCTGGCGCCCTACGCCGACGAGGTGCACCAGCAGATCGGCACCAACATCCGCCAGCTGCAAGCCAAGATGAGCCCCTATGCCGAGGAGCTACGCTCCCAGGTGGaccgcggggccggggagcTGCGGCGGGCGCTGGAGCCCTACGCCACTGAGCTGCGGGACCGGCTGCAGGACAACGCCGAGAACATCCAGGCCTCCCTCAGCCCCTATGCTGaccggctgcagcagcagatcGACGGCGGGGTGGAGAGCCTGAAGGAGCGGCTGGCTCCCCTGGCCGATGAGCTGAAGGCGCAAGTGGGGCAGAGCGTGGAGGAGCTGCGGCAGGGGCTCAGCCCTTACACCCAGGAGGTGCAGGACAGCCTCAACCGGCAGCTGGAGAGCCTGACAGCACAGATGGAGCGGGCGGCAGAGGAGCTGCGTGCCCGCCTGGCCGCCAGCTCGGAGGAGCTGCGCGCCCAGCTCAGCCCGCTGGCCCAGGAGCTGCGGCAGGCGGCGGGCGGTGATGCCGAGAGCCTGCGGCAGCGGCTGGCCCCCTTGGCCCAGCAGCTGGACGAGCGCGTGGGGCAGACGCTGGAGGCTTTCCGGCAGCAGGCAGCCCCCTTCGGCGAGACCTTCGGGCGGCAGCTGGTGGAGCGGCTGGAGGCAATGCGGGGGAAGCTGGACTCAGGCGCCGCTGGCGTGGAGGAccacctggagctgctggagaaggagtTGCGGGAGAAGGTGGCCACCTTCCTCAGCACCGCCCAGCCAGCTGAGAACTGA
- the APOA5 gene encoding apolipoprotein A-V, protein MPLKAVLLLAFLATLPVSPAELARSGFWEYLSQLTSDKDSPEHGQSSKLGSDITNLKESVQDGVSYMGNFLEKLAPLNRGLQPRLYHDSDSLRKVIRKELESLRVKLSPYVDDVHQTVGKHLEDLRYRLQPFTEELLDQVALKARELRRHLTPSREAAAQLLEGADEVQRFMAHYADKIAFHTDQVKDIFRPYADRLVTEIHRNVEELHRNVVPHSQASPEQLNQYIQELSAKLTRNARDLHQKIQRNLEQLKAKLSLRSGSLQQPPAPGELAREVQRRVEEFRRDTHLQIQDFTRALDQETEEMRRKLSSRPPYSGDPQEGPPPVEDLHARLDALWRDLARSLAEKGGEAR, encoded by the exons ATGCCTCTGAAGGCAGTGCTTCTCCTCGCCTTCCTGGCCACCTTACCAG tgtcaccagcagagctggctcGGAGTGGCTTCTGGGAGTACCTCAGCCAGCTGACAAGTGACAAGGACAGCCCAGAGCACGGCCAGAGCAGCAAGCTGGGCAGTGACATCAC AAACCTGAAGGAAAGCGTTCAGGATGGGGTCAGCTACATGGGCAACTTCCTGGAGAAGCTGGCGCCGCTAAACAGGGGCCTCCAGCCCCGGCTCTACCACGACTCGGACAGCCTGCGGAAAGTCATCAGGAAAGAACTGGAGAGCCTGAGGGTGAAACTGTCACCATACGTGGACGATGTCCATCAGACGGTCGGCAAGCACCTGGAAGACCTCCGCTACCGGCTGCAGCCGTTCACAGAGGAGCTCCTGGACCAGGTGGCCCTGAAAGCCCGGGAGCTCCGGCGGCATCTGACGCCCAGCCGGGAGGCAGCGGCACAGCTCCTGGAGGGCGCGGACGAGGTCCAGAGGTTCATGGCTCACTATGCCGACAAGATTGCCTTCCACACCGACCAAGTGAAGGACATCTTCCGCCCCTACGCGGACAGGCTGGTGACCGAGATCCACCGCAATGTGGAGGAGCTGCACAGAAATGTCGTCCCTCACAGCCAGGCCAGCCCAGAGCAGCTCAACCAGTACATCCAGGAACTCTCTGCCAAGCTGACCCGGAACGCGAGGGACCTCCACCAGAAGATCCAGAGGAACCTGGAGCAGCTCAAGGCGAAGCTGAGTCTCCGCTCCGGCAGCCTCCAGCAGCCGCCAGCCCCAGGGGAGCTGGCCCGGGAGGTGCAGCGGCGGGTGGAGGAGTTCCGCAGGGACACCCACCTCCAGATCCAGGACTTCACCCGCGCCCTGGACCAGGAGACGGAGGAGATGAGGCGGAAGCTCTCCTCCCGGCCCCCCTACTCGGGGGATCCCCAGGAGGGGCCGCCCCCCGTGGAGGACCTGCATGCCCGCCTCGACGCCCTGTGGAGGGACCTGGCCCGTAGCCTGGCCGAGAAGGGCGGCGAGGCCCGCTGA
- the ZPR1 gene encoding zinc finger protein ZPR1, which yields MSALGAVEVDAAAGGGLFRPLSAEDGEQRPAEIESLCMNCFRNGVTRLLLTRIPFFKEIIVSSFACDSCSWSNTEIQSAGRIQEQGVRYTLAVTSRQDMNREVVKTDCATARIPELDFEIPAFTQKGVLTTVEGIIDRAVAGLEQDQPVRRATDEEVARKIDEFIGKLKQLKEVHSSFTFIIDDPSGNSFVENPRAPQKDDALVVTHYRRTPQQAAMLGLEGEEVDEKAANSAEDLRNEVLQFNTNCPECNAPANTNMKLVQIPHFKEVIIMATNCDSCGHRTNEVKSGGAIEPQGTRITLQITDPSDMTRDVLKSETCSVEIPELEFELGMGALGGKFTTLEGLLKDIGELVERNPFTLGDSSTPSKTEKLQEFLGKLREIVEGKAKAHFIMDDPAGNSYLQNVYAPEEDPELKVERYERTFEQNEDLGLNDMKTEGYEAEGAPGR from the exons ATGTCGGCGCTGGGGGCTGTGGAGGTGGatgcggcggcgggggggggcctgTTCCGGCCCCTCAGCGCCGAGGACGGCGAGCAGCGGCCGGCTGAGATCGAGTCCCTGTGCATGAACTGCTTCCGCAAC GGGGTGACGCGGCTCCTGCTCACCAGGATCCCCTTCTTCAAAGAGATCATCGTCAGCTCCTTCGCCTGCGACAGCTGCTCCTGGTCCAACACGGAGATCCAGTCTGCCGGCAGGATCCAGGAGCAGGGCGTGCGCTACACCCTGGCTGTCACTTCCCGTCAG GACATGAACAGGGAGGTAGTGAAGACCGACTGTGCCACGGCTCGAATTCCAGAGCTGGACTTCGAGATCCCCGCCTTCACCCAGAAGGGAG TCCTTACCACCGTTGAAGGGATAATTGACAGAGCTGTCGCGGGCCTGGAGCAGGACCAGCCTGTCCGAAGG GCAACGGACGAAGAGGTGGCAAGAAAAATAGACGAGTTCATTGGTAAActaaagcagctgaaagaagtACATTCCTCTTTCACCTTT ATCATAGATGATCCTTCAGGGAACAGCTTTGTGGAGAACCCTCGTGCACCACAGAAGGATGATGCTCTTGTGGTCACCCACTATAGGAGGACTCCCCAGCAGGCTGCCATGCTGGGACTGGAG ggagaggaggtggaTGAGAAGGCAGCCAATTCTGCAGAGGATCTGAGGAATGAG GTATTGCAGTTCAACACCAACTGCCCCGAGTGCAATGCTCCAGCTAACACAAATATGAAGTTAGTGC AAATCCCACACTTCAAGGAGGTGATTATCATGGCCACAAACTGTGACTCCTGTGGGCACAGGACAAATGAG GTGAAGTCTGGCGGAGCAATTGAACCACAAGGCACCAGGATTACCCTTCAGATTACAGACCCTTCCGACATGACGAGGGATGTCCTAAAG TCGGAGACGTGCAGTGTGGAGATCCCAGAGCTGGAGTTCGAGCTGGGAATGGGAGCGCTGGGGGGGAAATTCACCACGCTGGAAGGGCTGCTGAAGGACATCGGAGAGCTG GTTGAGAGAAACCCCTTCACCCTGGGGGACAGCTCTACGCCCAGCAAAACGGAAAAGCTGCAAGAGTTCCTGGGGAAACTGCGTGAG ATCGTAGAGGGGAAGGCAAAGGCTCACTTCATCATGGATGACCCTGCAGGCAACAGCTATCTTCAG AACGTCTACGCCCCGGAAGAGGACCCGGAGCTGAAAGTGGAGCGCTACGAGCGTACGTTTGAGCAGAACGAAGACCTGGGCTTGAACGACATGAAGACGGAGGGCTACGAGGCGGAGGGAGCCCCGGGCCGGTAG
- the BUD13 gene encoding BUD13 homolog isoform X1: protein MAAPGLSKAEYLRRYLSGPAAAEAAQPRRRRKKKPPGGAGRGGMRIVDDDVSWNSIAAVQEKEEEEEDEGDMPVVAEFIDERPDEVKLMEEFRTNTKWKLLGDQNEDSQSSDISVPAKSITRRQRHDSPDSLPPRRLQHDSPDKSPPGQQRHDSPDLSPPRRERNNSTNLLPPRRQHHDSPDLSPPRRKRHDSPDLSPSRQQHHDSLDLSPPRRKHNGSPNQSPPRRKRHDSPDLSPPRRRRHNSPDQSPPRRKRHDSPDLSPPRRQRHDSPDLSPPRRQRHDSPDLSPPRRQRHDSPDLSPPRRQRHDSPDLSPPRRQRHDSPDLSPKRISSAMGKKGCKITDKSQSVGVQGGRSQLRHGVSDKSSSRQKRQATPDLSPPRKKRYDSDPDLSPPRRKSTGSPSLKKQSRTKRASPATKKLRQVPSPQRCPRHDSESPSPWRATRNASDADYRLGCVRSDSPKHGPLKQNQSKSSDSDLSPPRRTLPAGEDQRSSRSPPDLSPRHHHDAKGSPKKANVMLSGVKAGLVSADVLRREQQELRRHERNNKHLEEESRHSETVFRDKSGRKRDLVQERLEQRQKAEAKSERDEQYAKWGKGLAQGRQQQQNVEDAIKEMQKPLARYIDDQDLDRMLREQEREGDPMADFIKKRKAKENKEKKEKPRYNGPAPPLNRFNIWPGHRWDGVDRSNGFEQQRFARIANKKAVQELAYKWSVEDM, encoded by the exons ATGGCGGCGCCGGGGCTTTCCAAGGCCGAGTACCTGCGGCGCTACTTGAgcggcccggccgccgcagAAGccgcccagccccgccgccgccgcaaGAAGAAGCCGCCGGGCGGCGCCGGCAGAGGCGG GATGCGGATCGTGGACGACGATGTCAGCTGGAATAGCATCGCCGCTGtccaggagaaggaggaggaggaggaggacgaagGGGATATGCCCGTG GTGGCAGAATTTATTGATGAGCGTCCAGATGAAGTGAAGCTCATGGAGGAATTTCGAACAAATACGAAATGGAAACTTTTAGGCG acCAGAATGAAGACTCACAAAGTTCAGATATTTCAGTACCTGCCAAATCTATCACGAG gCGACAGCGCCATGACTCCCCAGACAGCTTGCCACCAAGGAGACTGCAGCATGACTCCCCGGACAAATCGCCTCCAGGGCAACAGCGCCACGACTCCCCGGATCTGTCCCCTCCCAGGCGAGAGAGAAACAATTCCACCAACCTCTTGCCTCCCAGGCGGCAGCACCATGACTCCCCAGACCTCTCGCCACCAAGAAGGAAGCGCCATGACTCCCCAGACCTGTCACCTTCCAGGCAACAGCACCATGACTCCCTGGACCTCTCACCCCCAAGAAGGAAGCACAATGGCTCCCCGAACCAGTCTCCCCCAAGACGGAAGCGTCACGACTCTCCGGACCTGTCACCTCCCAGGCGACGGCGTCACAACTCCCCGGACCAGTCTCCCCCAAGACGGAAGCGTCACGACTCCCCGGACCTGTCACCTCCCAGGCGACAGCGTCACGACTCCCCGGACCTGTCACCTCCCAGGCGACAGCGTCACGACTCCCCGGACCTGTCACCTCCCAGGCGACAGCGTCACGACTCCCCGGACCTGTCACCTCCCAGGCGACAGCGTCACGACTCCCCGGACCTGTCACCTCCCAGGCGACAGCGTCACGACTCCCCGGACCTTTCTCCAAAGAGAATCAGTTCAGCAATGGGGAAAAAGGGCTGCAAAATCACAGACAAGTCACAGTCAGTGGGAGTCCAAGGAGGGCGATCTCAGCTCAGGCATGGTGTCTCTGACAAGTCCTCATCACGTCAGAAGCGTCAGGCTACTCCAGATCTATCCCCTCCACGGAAGAAGAGGTACGATTCTGACCCAGATTTGTCACCGCCTCGGAGAAAGAGTACTGGGTCGCCTAGTCTGAAAAAGCAGAGTCGAACAAAAC GTGCTTCTCCAGCCACAAAAAAGCTTAGGCAGGTGCCCTCGCCTCAGAGGTGCCCAAGGCATGACTCTGAGTCTCCATCTCCATGGAGGGCTACCCGGAACGCCTCCGATGCAGACTACAGGCTAGGCTGTGTACGCAGTGATTCCCCTAAGCATGGTCCTCTCAAACAGAATCAGAGCAAGTCTTCAGACTCTGATTTATCTCCTCCACGACGGACTCTGCCAGCCGGCGAGGATCAGCGCAGTTCGAGGAGTCCCCCTGACCTCTCACCTCGTCACCACCATGATGCTAAGGGATCTCCCAAGAAG GCAAACGTGATGTTATCTGGGGTCAAAGCTGGCTTGGTGTCAGCTGATGTGCTGCGGAGGGAACAGCAGGAGCTCAGGAGGCATGAGAGAAATAACAAGCACTTGGAAG AGGAATCCCGACACTCCGAGACTGTCTTCCGAGACAAGTCAGGCCGCAAGAGGGACCTCGTGCAGGAGCGGctggagcagaggcagaaagctGAAGCAAAGTCCGAGAGAGACGAGCAATACGCCAAATGGGGAAAGGG GCTAGCGCAGGGGaggcaacagcagcagaatgTGGAAGATGCTATAAAAGAGATGCAGAAGCCATTGGCTCGTTATATTGATGACCAGGATCTGGATCGAATGCTGCGGGaacaagagagagaaggagaccCCATGGCTGACTTCATCAAAAAAAGGAAGGccaaagagaacaaagaaaagaaag aaaaacCTAGGTACAATGGACCAGCACCTCCACTCAACAGATTTAATATATGGCCCGGGCATCGCTGGGATGGTGTGGACAG GTCCAATGGATTCGAGCAGCAGCGCTTTGCCAGGATCGCCAACAAGAAGGCAGTTCAGGAGCTCGCATACAAGTGGAGCGTTGAGGACATGTAG
- the BUD13 gene encoding BUD13 homolog isoform X2: MEEFRTNTKWKLLGDQNEDSQSSDISVPAKSITRRQRHDSPDSLPPRRLQHDSPDKSPPGQQRHDSPDLSPPRRERNNSTNLLPPRRQHHDSPDLSPPRRKRHDSPDLSPSRQQHHDSLDLSPPRRKHNGSPNQSPPRRKRHDSPDLSPPRRRRHNSPDQSPPRRKRHDSPDLSPPRRQRHDSPDLSPPRRQRHDSPDLSPPRRQRHDSPDLSPPRRQRHDSPDLSPPRRQRHDSPDLSPKRISSAMGKKGCKITDKSQSVGVQGGRSQLRHGVSDKSSSRQKRQATPDLSPPRKKRYDSDPDLSPPRRKSTGSPSLKKQSRTKRASPATKKLRQVPSPQRCPRHDSESPSPWRATRNASDADYRLGCVRSDSPKHGPLKQNQSKSSDSDLSPPRRTLPAGEDQRSSRSPPDLSPRHHHDAKGSPKKANVMLSGVKAGLVSADVLRREQQELRRHERNNKHLEEESRHSETVFRDKSGRKRDLVQERLEQRQKAEAKSERDEQYAKWGKGLAQGRQQQQNVEDAIKEMQKPLARYIDDQDLDRMLREQEREGDPMADFIKKRKAKENKEKKEKPRYNGPAPPLNRFNIWPGHRWDGVDRSNGFEQQRFARIANKKAVQELAYKWSVEDM; the protein is encoded by the exons ATGGAGGAATTTCGAACAAATACGAAATGGAAACTTTTAGGCG acCAGAATGAAGACTCACAAAGTTCAGATATTTCAGTACCTGCCAAATCTATCACGAG gCGACAGCGCCATGACTCCCCAGACAGCTTGCCACCAAGGAGACTGCAGCATGACTCCCCGGACAAATCGCCTCCAGGGCAACAGCGCCACGACTCCCCGGATCTGTCCCCTCCCAGGCGAGAGAGAAACAATTCCACCAACCTCTTGCCTCCCAGGCGGCAGCACCATGACTCCCCAGACCTCTCGCCACCAAGAAGGAAGCGCCATGACTCCCCAGACCTGTCACCTTCCAGGCAACAGCACCATGACTCCCTGGACCTCTCACCCCCAAGAAGGAAGCACAATGGCTCCCCGAACCAGTCTCCCCCAAGACGGAAGCGTCACGACTCTCCGGACCTGTCACCTCCCAGGCGACGGCGTCACAACTCCCCGGACCAGTCTCCCCCAAGACGGAAGCGTCACGACTCCCCGGACCTGTCACCTCCCAGGCGACAGCGTCACGACTCCCCGGACCTGTCACCTCCCAGGCGACAGCGTCACGACTCCCCGGACCTGTCACCTCCCAGGCGACAGCGTCACGACTCCCCGGACCTGTCACCTCCCAGGCGACAGCGTCACGACTCCCCGGACCTGTCACCTCCCAGGCGACAGCGTCACGACTCCCCGGACCTTTCTCCAAAGAGAATCAGTTCAGCAATGGGGAAAAAGGGCTGCAAAATCACAGACAAGTCACAGTCAGTGGGAGTCCAAGGAGGGCGATCTCAGCTCAGGCATGGTGTCTCTGACAAGTCCTCATCACGTCAGAAGCGTCAGGCTACTCCAGATCTATCCCCTCCACGGAAGAAGAGGTACGATTCTGACCCAGATTTGTCACCGCCTCGGAGAAAGAGTACTGGGTCGCCTAGTCTGAAAAAGCAGAGTCGAACAAAAC GTGCTTCTCCAGCCACAAAAAAGCTTAGGCAGGTGCCCTCGCCTCAGAGGTGCCCAAGGCATGACTCTGAGTCTCCATCTCCATGGAGGGCTACCCGGAACGCCTCCGATGCAGACTACAGGCTAGGCTGTGTACGCAGTGATTCCCCTAAGCATGGTCCTCTCAAACAGAATCAGAGCAAGTCTTCAGACTCTGATTTATCTCCTCCACGACGGACTCTGCCAGCCGGCGAGGATCAGCGCAGTTCGAGGAGTCCCCCTGACCTCTCACCTCGTCACCACCATGATGCTAAGGGATCTCCCAAGAAG GCAAACGTGATGTTATCTGGGGTCAAAGCTGGCTTGGTGTCAGCTGATGTGCTGCGGAGGGAACAGCAGGAGCTCAGGAGGCATGAGAGAAATAACAAGCACTTGGAAG AGGAATCCCGACACTCCGAGACTGTCTTCCGAGACAAGTCAGGCCGCAAGAGGGACCTCGTGCAGGAGCGGctggagcagaggcagaaagctGAAGCAAAGTCCGAGAGAGACGAGCAATACGCCAAATGGGGAAAGGG GCTAGCGCAGGGGaggcaacagcagcagaatgTGGAAGATGCTATAAAAGAGATGCAGAAGCCATTGGCTCGTTATATTGATGACCAGGATCTGGATCGAATGCTGCGGGaacaagagagagaaggagaccCCATGGCTGACTTCATCAAAAAAAGGAAGGccaaagagaacaaagaaaagaaag aaaaacCTAGGTACAATGGACCAGCACCTCCACTCAACAGATTTAATATATGGCCCGGGCATCGCTGGGATGGTGTGGACAG GTCCAATGGATTCGAGCAGCAGCGCTTTGCCAGGATCGCCAACAAGAAGGCAGTTCAGGAGCTCGCATACAAGTGGAGCGTTGAGGACATGTAG